In Pyrus communis chromosome 1, drPyrComm1.1, whole genome shotgun sequence, the following are encoded in one genomic region:
- the LOC137709751 gene encoding flavonol synthase/flavanone 3-hydroxylase-like — protein MGGTEVERVQALALGGLNQLPAKFVRPAHEQPENSKALEGVSVPVISLAQPHDVVVKRVAEAATEWGFFLITDHGIPSSLIQRLQKVGQEFFLLTQEEKEAYANDPANGKFDGYGTKMTKNHDEKVEWIDYFFHLTAPPSKVNYEIWPKNPPSYREVNDAYNKEMLRVTDKLLEVLSEGLGLESKVLKSHVGGEEVELEMKINMYPPCPQPQLALGVEPHTDMSALTLLVSNNVPGLQLWKDDNWVAVDYLPNAVFVHIGDQMEILSNGKYKSVLHRSLVNKERTRMSWAVFIAPPHEAVIGPLQELLDEQNPAKYSTKTYAEYRRRKFNKLPQ, from the exons ATGGGGGGAACGGAGGTGGAGAGAGTGCAGGCACTGGCTTTGGGCGGGTTGAACCAACTTCCGGCCAAATTTGTTCGCCCCGCCCATGAGCAGCCTGAGAACAGCAAAGCCTTAGAGGGGGTCTCAGTGCCTGTTATCTCCCTAGCTCAGCCTCATGATGTTGTTGTGAAGAGGGTGGCGGAGGCAGCCACCGAATGGGGTTTTTTTCTCATCACTGACCATGGCATACCGTCGtctttgatccaacggttgcaAAAAGTTGGTCAGGAGTTCTTCCTCCTCACTCAGGAGGAAAAGGAGGCCTATGCGAACGACCCTGCGAATGGGAAGTTTGATGGATATGGCACTAAAATGACAAAGAACCATGACGAGAAGGTCGAATGGATCGACTATTTCTTCCATCTTACAGCGCCTCCATCAAAGGTCAACTATGAAATCTGGCCTAAGAACCCTCCATCTTACAG GGAAGTGAATGACGCATATAACAAGGAAATGCTAAGAGTGACAGACAAGTTACTGGAGGTGCTTTCAGAAGGTCTAGGGCTGGAAAGCaaggttctgaaatcccatgtGGGAGGTGAAGAAGTGGAACTGGAAATGAAAATCAACATGTACCCACCATGCCCTCAGCCCCAACTAGCCCTTGGAGTTGAGCCTCACACTGACATGTCAGCCCTAACCCTACTTGTCTCGAACAATGTTCCCGGCCTTCAGCTGTGGAAAGATGACAACTGGGTTGCTGTCGACTACCTGCCAAATGCGGTTTTTGTTCACATTGGTGATCAGATGGAGATCTTGAGCAATGGCAAGTACAAGAGTGTTCTCCACAGAAGTTTGGTGAATAAGGAACGTACGCGCATGTCGTGGGCCGTGTTCATTGCTCCTCCACATGAGGCTGTGATCGGACCTCTACAGGAGCTCTTGGACGAGCAAAATCCTGCCAAATACTCGACCAAAACATACGCGGAGTACCGACGCCGAAAGTTCAACAAGCTCCCACAGTAG